A window from Drosophila miranda strain MSH22 chromosome Y unlocalized genomic scaffold, D.miranda_PacBio2.1 Contig_Y2_pilon, whole genome shotgun sequence encodes these proteins:
- the LOC117192590 gene encoding uncharacterized protein LOC117192590: MVFASVVVCQVEKLNCMPISFAVFAFLFMACAMEVVLLKMTSSEPVFGRPPDDGDEAGDDESEEQIYYENLGNNYEHWARRRLRFHQRHQQQLQQEESQRQQLLV; encoded by the coding sequence ATGGTGTTCGCGTCCGTTGTTGTGTGCCAGGTGGAGAAATTGAACTGCATGCCAATCAGCTTTGCCGTATTCGCCTTCCTGTTCATGGCCTGCGCCATGGAGGTGGTTCTGCTGAAGATGACCTCCAGTGAACCGGTGTTCGGGCGGCCTCCCGACGACGGCGACGAGGCCGGGGACGACGAGTCCGAGGAGCAGATCTACTACGAGAATCTCGGAAACAACTACGAGCACTGGGCACGCCGTCGGTTGCGATTCCACCAGCGGCACCAGCAACAGCTCCAGCAGGAGGAGAGCCAACGGCAACAGCTGCTCGTATAG